A single genomic interval of Shewanella psychropiezotolerans harbors:
- a CDS encoding outer membrane protein OmpK, which translates to MRSNLIIKTLFLYLLFVTNSQAVELKYTFGSIKTGYANWDIGAVDTDRGDLWKLVGDFGAVFDKGELYSFYEYNKFDHDIDNRNVSFMASGHYRLNDSDFTIFGKAYANLDNKWGDELNTMIGMGYLGFQSKQFFFKPFISIHELSSDYQSTVTGSSANGFNGYVLGWTSAFFFKVSEYNFTLSNWNEFEIDRNEAYSEQQYGNIGINGGLTLNWKMNKSMSLGLTYRYFQNKLSYEGYGDQMIFLFGYHF; encoded by the coding sequence ATGAGGTCTAATTTAATTATAAAAACATTATTTTTATATTTACTTTTCGTAACAAACTCTCAAGCCGTTGAGCTTAAATATACATTCGGCTCTATAAAAACGGGTTATGCCAACTGGGATATTGGCGCTGTAGATACGGACCGTGGTGACTTATGGAAACTAGTTGGTGATTTCGGTGCAGTGTTTGATAAAGGAGAGTTATATTCATTCTATGAATATAACAAGTTCGATCATGACATAGACAACCGAAATGTATCATTTATGGCGAGTGGTCATTATCGTTTAAATGATTCTGATTTCACCATATTTGGCAAAGCATACGCCAATTTAGACAATAAATGGGGAGATGAACTAAATACCATGATAGGAATGGGGTATTTAGGCTTTCAAAGCAAACAATTCTTCTTCAAACCTTTCATTAGCATACATGAATTATCATCTGATTATCAATCGACGGTAACCGGAAGTTCAGCGAATGGTTTCAATGGTTATGTACTTGGTTGGACCTCTGCATTCTTCTTTAAAGTATCGGAATACAACTTCACCCTTTCGAATTGGAATGAATTTGAAATAGACCGCAATGAAGCTTATTCGGAACAACAGTACGGAAATATTGGAATCAATGGTGGCTTAACCCTTAACTGGAAAATGAATAAGTCGATGAGCCTAGGACTTACCTATCGTTACTTCCAAAACAAGCTCAGTTATGAAGGTTACGGCGACCAAATGATTTTCCTATTTGGCTATCACTTCTAA
- a CDS encoding aryl-sulfate sulfotransferase, with product MNILKSISMAAIFTVTTLSTTVTLAYNNAVVTSHTEIYNGLLAELARINQPGQTAITTLNPYGTAPLSAYYGFWNDGLINSIEISVTSKNLGAPITLSYIYTTVDGANLVPVSGLEPDTLNTIIVGVTDADTTQTFTFDLKTEPLPPTDAEMVDGEYVISGTPIFDVKHSDPDFSKRSDGIYMTSYYGRGHYGLDNNGDVRWALTNDVIPSFNFNLVGDGRYVSNGSTVVDNVTVSSPATNKTIYEWDIMGRVYSVTNMQYEAHHTTILVDGDSSQLLLPSEKSDYNDGAELTREDGVSIIDRATGTEVNYYDFSKLLDINRAPTIINGDGDNRNDWAHLNAAYNDATQDLIIASLRNQNVFVGITPQDNADAAISFIAGSHHEWSAELEQYLLTPVDSDGKALYNLEDAADIDKADKEFWTWGQHGVTPLPSSVKGIVKVAMFDDGNYRSYDPDLQLVAADNWGRYVEYTIDLSKMTIKKEAEWGKELGGIFYSSYVGNVFKDPINGNMLINSGGAMVDGNGIPTELDSGTGPLDPDVDPYTSESRPIFVEVQQNEDGSYTKLFELVATSGRVKTPDDGDGNTWRIDMSNFFVIKKGLYE from the coding sequence ATGAATATATTAAAATCAATAAGCATGGCCGCTATATTTACAGTCACAACGTTATCAACAACAGTGACATTAGCTTATAACAACGCCGTTGTTACATCGCATACTGAAATATATAATGGGTTACTAGCTGAGTTAGCTCGAATTAACCAACCTGGTCAAACAGCAATTACCACATTAAATCCATATGGCACAGCACCGTTAAGCGCATACTATGGATTTTGGAATGATGGGTTAATCAATTCTATCGAAATATCAGTAACTTCTAAAAATTTAGGAGCTCCAATTACGTTAAGTTATATTTATACTACTGTTGATGGTGCTAACCTAGTACCAGTTTCAGGTCTTGAACCAGATACATTAAATACTATTATCGTAGGAGTGACAGATGCAGATACAACGCAAACTTTTACTTTTGATCTGAAAACAGAGCCGTTACCACCAACTGACGCCGAAATGGTTGATGGTGAGTATGTGATTTCTGGTACGCCGATCTTTGATGTTAAACATTCTGATCCAGACTTCAGCAAGCGTAGTGATGGCATATACATGACGAGCTATTATGGTCGTGGGCACTACGGTCTAGATAATAATGGAGATGTGCGTTGGGCATTAACCAATGACGTCATCCCATCATTTAATTTTAACCTAGTTGGCGATGGTCGTTATGTATCCAATGGTTCAACCGTTGTTGATAATGTTACAGTTAGTAGTCCAGCTACTAACAAAACAATCTACGAGTGGGATATCATGGGTCGCGTTTATAGTGTAACTAATATGCAATATGAAGCACACCATACGACCATTCTCGTTGATGGAGATAGTTCGCAACTATTACTGCCATCTGAGAAGTCAGACTATAATGATGGTGCTGAATTAACTCGTGAAGATGGTGTTTCCATTATAGACCGAGCTACTGGTACTGAAGTTAACTATTATGACTTTTCAAAACTATTGGATATTAATCGTGCGCCTACCATTATTAATGGTGATGGTGATAATCGTAATGACTGGGCTCATTTAAATGCAGCCTATAATGATGCTACTCAGGACCTTATCATCGCTTCGTTACGTAATCAAAATGTTTTTGTTGGTATTACTCCACAAGACAATGCTGATGCGGCTATTAGTTTTATAGCGGGCTCTCATCATGAGTGGTCTGCAGAGTTAGAGCAATACTTGTTAACTCCTGTAGATTCAGATGGTAAGGCTCTTTATAATCTAGAAGATGCTGCTGATATTGATAAGGCGGATAAAGAGTTTTGGACTTGGGGTCAACATGGAGTTACTCCTCTACCAAGTAGTGTGAAAGGTATTGTTAAAGTCGCCATGTTTGATGATGGTAATTATCGTTCATACGATCCTGATTTACAGCTAGTAGCCGCTGATAATTGGGGGCGTTACGTAGAGTACACTATCGACTTATCGAAAATGACCATTAAAAAAGAGGCTGAGTGGGGTAAAGAACTCGGTGGTATTTTCTACTCGTCATACGTCGGTAACGTTTTTAAAGACCCTATAAACGGAAACATGCTAATCAACTCAGGTGGTGCTATGGTTGATGGTAATGGTATACCTACAGAACTTGATTCTGGTACAGGTCCCTTGGATCCAGATGTAGATCCATATACCAGTGAGAGTCGTCCTATATTCGTAGAAGTGCAGCAGAATGAGGATGGTTCATATACCAAACTATTTGAATTAGTGGCTACGTCGGGTCGAGTGAAAACACCTGATGATGGTGACGGTAATACATGGCGGATAGATATGAGCAATTTCTTTGTTATCAAAAAAGGGCTGTATGAGTAA
- a CDS encoding response regulator transcription factor produces the protein MKAKSILIVEDDLFTSRLISSFFERKGFITYQAYDSGAAFMYAADKNLDMIILDVTLPTDSGVSIVQKLKSISPCPVIFYSSVTTEEMEIKALETGGDDYINKQRGLNVLYARINRLLSKVAIENEITSTSTTVSINNILLNAELSQCNIAGKTIELQKKESKVLNFLMLHKNSLVNRDEISYLLNGYAYDGWSRSIDLIICRLRKKLKAANIPEGAIKSLRGKGYSLIEHEFIAA, from the coding sequence ATGAAAGCAAAATCGATACTAATAGTTGAAGATGACTTGTTTACCTCACGCCTTATTAGCAGCTTCTTTGAGCGTAAAGGTTTCATCACATATCAAGCCTACGACTCTGGCGCCGCATTCATGTATGCGGCAGATAAAAATCTGGATATGATCATTTTAGATGTAACTCTACCCACAGATTCTGGTGTCTCTATTGTCCAAAAACTCAAGAGCATTAGTCCATGCCCTGTCATTTTTTATTCATCGGTTACCACCGAAGAGATGGAAATTAAAGCGCTAGAGACGGGAGGAGATGACTATATCAATAAGCAGCGTGGTCTGAATGTACTTTATGCTCGAATTAATCGCCTGTTATCCAAAGTTGCTATAGAAAATGAAATCACGAGCACAAGCACAACGGTATCAATCAATAACATCTTACTCAATGCAGAGCTCAGCCAATGTAATATTGCTGGAAAAACAATCGAGCTGCAGAAGAAAGAAAGTAAAGTGCTTAACTTTCTAATGCTACATAAGAACAGTCTAGTCAATAGAGATGAAATCTCATACCTCCTCAATGGATACGCTTATGACGGTTGGAGTAGAAGTATTGATTTAATCATCTGTCGGCTTCGCAAAAAGCTAAAAGCGGCAAACATCCCAGAAGGCGCAATCAAGAGCTTACGTGGCAAAGGCTATAGCCTCATAGAACATGAGTTTATTGCGGCCTAG
- a CDS encoding TonB-dependent receptor, protein MNKLNRIKVSYLSGLIALNLGISVNVNAVENSQAEANADIEVIAVTGIRGSLIKSKDIKKESDTVVDAITSEDIGKFPDQNVAESLQRITGVSIDRSGGEGQSITVRGLGPEFNTTLINKRTMATTSGGRSFSFDILASELISGAEVYKTQSANLQEGAIGATVNITTFKPLAIPGFQATGSIKAVYDKMSGTTSPQFSGLISNTFDDEKFGVLLSLAHSQRDSRYDEANTAYYERTDLTLNDGRTFDDVYMPQNYNQIAQTESRERTGGNLVFQYVPLDNLTFTLDALYSKYEVDYRQDILAHWFEENKLTDVTLDNNRTVVQLSMGNGSHSDFMVRQSQTENQLTAFGFNADWDLNDTVSLAADISYSQASSDPLGGMTDTVAARPGDYSYDRSSGALLPTMTFNANNSSNGLTAGWGGRDGTKIDDEVLEVKLDGEWIVDNGALATINFGVLYSDRTFGSTDYSTKSPVPVIWGDNSSPIYLDPNLFSNFDADGFLSGSDGASAQNWLTFNSEAWFDYVTSDKVMAQLDDPAASRALLAQYGTQMHASPTAYEVNETLDALYADFHFDGDLYDMPWKVVAGLRYVETTSKSKGNQIALLDLVPAPNEDGVVRVVESEDYLPIEASNNYDNWLPSLNANIEVIEDVIARVAYSKSITRPELDEMSPLSSYSGGHQNSLKGEGANPMLMPFTSNNFDLSLEWYYQEGSYASVAAFRKDISGYLETEEVQEIVSVPSGDYDYKVTRPVNQNDAQITGYEFAIQHMFTSLPEPLDGLGVIANMTIVDSDSSSSTSGGLLPLVGLGDSQNLILFYEKDAAQFRIAYNNRSRFMQSKPLSWRGAHYVEDYAQVDISGSYDFNENLTLFIEGINITNELTVKTAEYSNQVLEVTETGPRYSLGIRGVF, encoded by the coding sequence ATGAACAAACTAAATCGGATAAAGGTCAGTTATTTATCAGGATTGATAGCGCTCAACCTGGGAATATCCGTGAATGTTAATGCCGTAGAAAATTCACAGGCAGAAGCCAATGCTGACATAGAAGTGATTGCTGTTACCGGGATCAGAGGGAGTCTGATCAAGTCCAAAGATATCAAGAAAGAGTCAGACACTGTTGTCGACGCGATCACCTCAGAAGATATCGGTAAGTTCCCCGATCAAAATGTCGCCGAGTCTCTGCAGAGGATCACCGGCGTATCCATCGACAGATCCGGTGGCGAAGGCCAGTCGATCACGGTCAGAGGGCTCGGGCCAGAGTTTAATACCACCTTGATAAACAAGAGAACCATGGCCACAACCAGTGGTGGACGTTCTTTTAGTTTCGATATCTTAGCCTCTGAACTCATCAGCGGCGCCGAAGTATATAAGACTCAGTCGGCTAACCTACAGGAAGGGGCTATCGGTGCAACGGTCAATATCACCACCTTCAAACCCTTAGCCATTCCCGGTTTTCAAGCCACGGGCAGTATTAAGGCCGTGTATGACAAGATGAGCGGCACCACCAGCCCACAATTCTCAGGGCTCATCAGTAATACTTTCGATGATGAGAAGTTCGGTGTACTGTTATCCTTGGCTCATAGCCAAAGAGACAGCCGCTACGATGAAGCCAATACCGCCTATTATGAACGAACAGATCTAACGCTAAACGATGGACGCACGTTCGATGATGTCTATATGCCACAAAATTATAATCAGATAGCGCAAACTGAGTCCCGTGAGCGCACAGGAGGTAATCTGGTATTTCAATACGTGCCTCTGGACAATCTGACCTTCACGCTCGATGCCCTCTATTCAAAGTATGAGGTCGACTACAGGCAAGATATTCTCGCCCATTGGTTCGAAGAGAATAAGCTCACCGATGTCACTTTGGATAACAACCGCACAGTGGTACAACTGTCCATGGGCAATGGCAGTCACAGTGATTTCATGGTGCGTCAATCGCAAACAGAGAACCAATTGACCGCCTTTGGTTTTAATGCGGACTGGGACTTAAATGACACTGTCAGCTTAGCCGCCGATATTTCGTACTCCCAGGCCTCTTCAGATCCATTAGGCGGCATGACAGATACCGTCGCCGCGCGCCCTGGGGATTACAGCTATGACAGAAGCTCTGGTGCCCTACTGCCGACGATGACCTTCAATGCCAACAACTCATCCAATGGCTTAACCGCAGGTTGGGGAGGTAGAGACGGTACAAAAATAGATGATGAAGTTTTAGAGGTTAAATTAGATGGTGAATGGATCGTCGATAACGGTGCATTAGCAACCATTAACTTCGGCGTGCTCTACTCAGACAGAACCTTCGGCAGCACAGACTATAGTACAAAGTCGCCAGTACCTGTCATATGGGGTGATAACAGCTCTCCTATTTATTTAGATCCAAACCTGTTCAGTAATTTCGATGCCGATGGTTTCTTATCCGGTAGCGACGGCGCTTCCGCTCAAAACTGGCTCACATTTAACTCTGAGGCCTGGTTCGACTACGTCACATCCGATAAAGTGATGGCACAGCTCGACGACCCGGCTGCAAGCCGTGCTTTACTGGCCCAATATGGTACACAGATGCATGCTTCACCGACAGCCTATGAAGTCAATGAGACGCTCGACGCTTTATACGCTGATTTCCATTTCGATGGCGACCTCTATGACATGCCATGGAAAGTCGTCGCCGGCTTACGTTACGTAGAAACAACCAGTAAATCTAAGGGAAATCAGATCGCCTTACTGGATCTGGTGCCAGCACCTAATGAGGACGGAGTCGTACGTGTCGTAGAATCTGAAGATTACTTACCGATAGAAGCCAGCAATAATTATGATAACTGGCTACCTAGCTTAAATGCCAATATTGAAGTTATCGAAGATGTTATCGCACGCGTGGCGTATTCCAAAAGCATCACCCGCCCAGAACTCGATGAGATGTCACCCCTGTCTAGCTATAGCGGTGGACATCAGAATAGCTTAAAGGGCGAAGGGGCTAACCCCATGTTAATGCCATTCACCAGTAATAACTTTGATCTGTCTCTGGAATGGTATTATCAGGAAGGAAGCTACGCTTCTGTAGCCGCCTTTAGAAAAGATATTTCCGGCTATTTGGAAACCGAAGAAGTACAGGAAATAGTGAGTGTTCCCAGTGGTGATTACGACTATAAAGTGACGCGCCCAGTAAACCAGAATGATGCTCAGATAACGGGTTACGAGTTTGCCATACAGCACATGTTTACCAGCCTGCCAGAGCCGCTCGATGGATTAGGTGTTATTGCTAACATGACTATAGTCGATAGCGATTCGAGTTCTTCGACCTCAGGAGGTCTACTGCCTTTGGTTGGCCTTGGTGACTCACAGAACTTGATCTTATTCTATGAGAAAGACGCAGCCCAGTTCCGTATCGCCTACAATAATCGCTCGAGATTTATGCAGTCTAAGCCTTTGTCATGGCGCGGTGCTCATTATGTAGAAGATTATGCCCAGGTTGATATCAGCGGTAGCTATGATTTCAACGAAAACTTAACCCTGTTTATAGAAGGGATCAATATTACCAATGAGTTAACCGTGAAGACGGCTGAATACTCGAATCAGGTGTTAGAAGTCACAGAAACCGGCCCTAGATATTCATTAGGCATTAGAGGAGTATTCTAG
- a CDS encoding GlsB/YeaQ/YmgE family stress response membrane protein, which yields MSIEGLLLYLVVGAVAGWLAGTLMKGKGFGLVVNIILGVIGGILGGFIFGLLGISMGGILGSIVAATVGAALLLFVIGLIKKN from the coding sequence ATGAGTATAGAGGGATTACTTCTCTATTTAGTCGTAGGTGCCGTAGCGGGATGGTTAGCCGGAACGCTAATGAAAGGTAAGGGCTTCGGCTTAGTCGTTAATATCATACTCGGAGTGATAGGTGGCATACTTGGTGGATTTATATTTGGTCTCCTCGGTATATCCATGGGAGGAATATTAGGTTCTATTGTTGCGGCGACTGTAGGAGCTGCTCTACTATTGTTTGTGATTGGCTTGATCAAGAAAAACTAG
- a CDS encoding outer membrane beta-barrel protein produces MQNFNKTLIGTLVIAAFSFGASAADVDNSWYLGAGLGQNNYQSVDATSHLQDDSDLAWNALVGYQLNKYFAIEAGWQDLGTDDDTHLWGGNTDGSEAIDVDGFTLGLVGTLPLDDKWFATGEIGAYQYHLAHEMGQGKYVSATDTAAYFGIGLGYNITDALAISAKYRRFSDVNETAWNTVDMDAQTIGLQLTYRFGIESEPTPLAITETKPVVEPKVEPKIEPKYQTKIEKEEVTILFGFDSSELSSSGKRQLDKIVRESKNSIDDSIVLIGQADNQGAADYNMKLSKQRVEAVANYLLDSGLQVADMSKQAIGEKESRANSTQSRSLERVVVVELTSTKKILISSL; encoded by the coding sequence ATGCAAAATTTTAATAAAACTTTGATCGGTACACTCGTTATTGCAGCTTTCTCTTTCGGTGCTAGCGCTGCAGATGTAGACAATTCTTGGTACCTAGGTGCTGGTCTCGGTCAAAACAACTATCAGTCTGTAGATGCTACAAGTCATCTGCAAGACGACAGCGACCTTGCATGGAATGCCTTGGTTGGTTATCAGCTAAACAAATATTTTGCGATTGAGGCTGGCTGGCAAGATCTAGGTACCGATGACGATACTCATCTATGGGGTGGTAACACTGATGGTAGTGAAGCAATTGATGTTGATGGATTCACTTTAGGCTTAGTCGGTACGCTTCCTTTAGATGATAAGTGGTTTGCTACAGGTGAAATTGGTGCTTATCAGTATCATTTAGCCCATGAAATGGGTCAGGGGAAATACGTTAGTGCAACAGATACTGCTGCATACTTCGGTATTGGTCTTGGTTATAACATCACTGATGCATTAGCTATCTCAGCTAAATACCGTAGATTTTCAGATGTGAATGAAACTGCATGGAACACAGTTGATATGGACGCGCAGACTATAGGTCTCCAGCTCACTTATCGCTTTGGTATAGAATCTGAGCCTACTCCACTAGCTATAACTGAAACTAAGCCCGTGGTAGAACCCAAAGTTGAGCCAAAAATAGAACCAAAGTATCAGACTAAAATCGAAAAAGAAGAAGTGACTATTCTATTTGGTTTTGACTCATCTGAGCTTAGTTCAAGCGGAAAACGTCAATTGGATAAGATTGTCAGAGAGTCTAAAAATTCAATCGATGACTCTATCGTGTTAATTGGTCAGGCTGATAATCAAGGTGCGGCAGATTATAACATGAAGCTTTCTAAGCAACGCGTTGAAGCTGTTGCTAATTACCTTTTGGATTCAGGTCTGCAAGTTGCTGACATGAGTAAGCAAGCTATCGGTGAGAAAGAGTCACGCGCAAATAGCACACAATCACGTTCACTCGAACGAGTTGTTGTAGTTGAGCTTACAAGCACAAAAAAAATATTAATTAGTTCACTATAA
- a CDS encoding EAL domain-containing protein has product MQNILSYSGNRGLSLLFDRFFKPSQIHFQNNRFVEVEEELIIDGLAIDGFVPYYQPIINSDTGKVIGAELLVRLVMDNGRVISPLQFIDYAEKSGLIIEITEQFLSKAFNDFNKLGWAGSDKYLSINIVPEHLKSRRLFKFIQDYVARGVINGNQIKLEITERLEINDLLGARSYLEDFYQLGITASLDDAGTGYGCFLYLQELALSSLKLDKRFIDTIAENKDTSVLDSIIGLAKSLKLEIVAEGVESLNQVTYLKRRGVKAIQGYVYGQPMPVIDFIDWKGNR; this is encoded by the coding sequence ATGCAAAACATTTTAAGTTACAGTGGGAACAGGGGACTTAGTTTACTGTTTGATAGATTTTTTAAGCCGAGTCAGATTCATTTTCAAAATAACCGATTTGTCGAAGTTGAAGAGGAACTGATAATAGATGGCTTGGCAATAGATGGCTTTGTTCCTTACTATCAGCCGATAATCAACAGCGACACTGGTAAAGTGATAGGTGCGGAGCTGCTGGTCAGATTAGTCATGGATAACGGACGAGTCATATCGCCATTACAGTTTATTGATTATGCAGAGAAATCTGGATTAATCATAGAGATAACTGAACAGTTTTTATCTAAAGCTTTCAATGATTTTAATAAATTAGGCTGGGCTGGTAGTGACAAGTATTTAAGTATTAACATAGTACCGGAGCATTTGAAGTCGAGACGTCTATTTAAGTTTATCCAAGATTATGTCGCTCGAGGCGTGATCAATGGGAATCAGATCAAGCTTGAGATCACCGAGCGATTGGAAATTAACGATCTGTTAGGGGCTCGTTCATATCTTGAAGATTTTTACCAACTCGGTATTACTGCCAGCTTAGACGATGCTGGTACTGGTTATGGTTGCTTTCTCTATCTCCAGGAGTTGGCACTTAGCTCATTAAAATTAGATAAAAGATTTATCGATACCATAGCAGAAAACAAAGATACTTCAGTATTAGATTCAATCATTGGTCTAGCTAAAAGCTTAAAACTGGAAATTGTAGCCGAAGGAGTAGAAAGCCTGAATCAAGTAACCTATCTTAAGAGACGTGGAGTGAAGGCCATTCAAGGCTATGTATACGGCCAACCTATGCCTGTAATAGATTTCATCGACTGGAAGGGTAATCGTTAG
- a CDS encoding winged helix-turn-helix domain-containing protein yields the protein MNSDKNITYKIGQRYLFNVKTHQLTDQKDGTSVELGLNESRLLAVLICNNGEVVSREQILEEVWNQRGLVVDETSVNQTVSLLRKFLGDNVKEQKIIKTVTKMGYRLTAGVNIESVEVEKQSSSIMNRVNEKSIIYGLYIVLFTIFVSLYVFGE from the coding sequence ATGAATAGTGATAAAAATATTACCTACAAAATAGGTCAGAGATACCTGTTCAACGTTAAAACTCATCAGCTAACTGATCAAAAGGACGGCACAAGCGTTGAGCTTGGTTTGAATGAGTCACGCTTGTTAGCTGTATTGATCTGCAATAATGGCGAGGTTGTTAGCCGTGAGCAGATATTAGAAGAGGTGTGGAACCAGCGTGGTTTGGTCGTAGATGAGACTAGTGTTAATCAAACCGTTTCCCTTTTACGTAAGTTCTTGGGTGACAATGTCAAAGAGCAAAAAATTATTAAAACTGTGACTAAAATGGGTTATAGGCTCACAGCTGGTGTAAATATTGAGAGTGTTGAGGTTGAAAAACAATCATCTTCAATTATGAATAGAGTAAACGAAAAATCTATTATTTATGGACTCTATATTGTTCTATTTACCATCTTTGTTTCTTTGTATGTTTTCGGGGAGTAA
- a CDS encoding EAL domain-containing protein: protein MPNTDDEMDMLVEFIHSELVLNGLKVIVEAVETKTQLKSLNKALIYGYQGRLLKSKKS from the coding sequence ATGCCGAACACTGATGATGAGATGGATATGCTTGTTGAGTTTATTCACTCTGAACTTGTCTTAAATGGGCTCAAAGTGATCGTTGAAGCAGTAGAGACTAAGACTCAGCTTAAGTCATTAAATAAGGCACTCATCTATGGATATCAAGGTCGTCTTCTTAAAAGTAAAAAAAGCTAA